In the genome of Rhodoferax fermentans, one region contains:
- a CDS encoding ABC transporter ATP-binding protein has protein sequence MTATSSHSLVEIRHLSFGYGERVILDDISLDIPRGKVTALMGASGGGKTTILRLIGGQICAQQGQALFDGQDVTHMTQAELYTARRRMGMLFQFGALFADLSVFENVAFPLREHTDLSDALIRDIVLMKLNAVGLRGARDLMPSDLSGGMARRVAMARAIALDPELVMYDEPFAGLDPISLGTAATLIRELNDAMGLTSIFVSHDLEQTFAIADQVIILANGKIATQGTPDEVRHSTDPLVHQYVHALPEGPVHFHYPGPSVKQDFGGEVQA, from the coding sequence ATGACCGCCACTTCTTCACATTCACTGGTTGAAATACGTCACCTGAGCTTCGGCTACGGTGAACGTGTGATCCTGGACGATATTTCGCTGGACATCCCGCGTGGCAAGGTCACGGCCTTGATGGGCGCCTCGGGCGGTGGCAAAACCACCATCCTGCGCCTGATTGGTGGCCAGATCTGTGCGCAACAAGGCCAGGCCCTGTTTGACGGGCAGGATGTGACCCACATGACCCAGGCCGAGTTGTACACGGCGCGGCGGCGCATGGGTATGTTGTTCCAGTTTGGCGCCCTGTTTGCCGACCTCAGTGTGTTTGAAAACGTGGCCTTTCCGCTGCGTGAACACACCGATCTGTCGGATGCCCTGATCCGAGACATCGTGCTGATGAAACTCAATGCCGTGGGCTTGCGTGGCGCACGCGATTTGATGCCCAGTGACCTGTCGGGTGGTATGGCGCGGCGTGTTGCCATGGCGCGTGCCATTGCGCTTGACCCGGAGCTGGTGATGTACGACGAACCCTTTGCCGGTTTGGATCCGATCTCGTTGGGCACAGCCGCGACGCTGATCCGGGAGCTCAACGACGCCATGGGCCTGACCAGCATTTTTGTCTCGCACGATCTGGAGCAGACCTTTGCGATTGCGGATCAGGTGATCATTTTGGCCAACGGCAAAATCGCGACCCAGGGCACGCCCGATGAGGTGCGCCACAGCACCGACCCGCTGGTGCACCAATATGTCCACGCCTTGCCAGAAGGGCCGGTGCATTTCCATTACCCGGGGCCCAGTGTGAAACAGGATTTTGGTGGCGAGGTGCAGGCATGA
- a CDS encoding glutamate synthase subunit beta, producing MGKVTGFMEYERIEEGYKPVPERLKNYKEFVIGLDDTQAKTQAARCMDCGTPFCNNGCPVNNIIPDFNDLVYQADWQNAIDVLHSTNNFPEFTGRICPAPCEAACVLNVNDDAVGIKSIEHAIIDRAWAEGWVKPQPAKHKTGKKVAVVGSGPAGMAAAQQLARVGHDVTLFEKNDRVGGLLRYGIPDFKMEKSHIDRRVEQLKLEGVTIRTGVLVGALPKGSKVTNWAKETVSSAQLQAEFDAVLLSGGSEQSRDLPVPGRDLDGVHFAMEFLPQQNKVNAGDKLKNQLRADGKHVIVIGGGDTGSDCVGTSNRHGAVSVTQFEVMPQPPAQENRPMTWPYWPMKMRTSSSHDEGCTREFAISTKEFIGEKGKLTGLKTVHIELKDGKMVEIPGTEKTYQADLVLLAMGFVNPVATVLDAFGIEKDARGNAKASTDFVGGYATNVPKVFAAGDVRRGQSLVVWAIREGRQAARAIDEFLMGFSDLPR from the coding sequence ATGGGAAAAGTCACTGGTTTCATGGAATACGAGCGCATCGAAGAGGGCTACAAGCCGGTGCCCGAGCGCTTGAAGAATTACAAAGAGTTTGTGATTGGTCTGGACGACACCCAGGCCAAAACCCAGGCCGCCCGTTGTATGGATTGCGGCACGCCGTTCTGCAACAACGGCTGCCCGGTCAACAACATCATCCCGGACTTCAACGATCTGGTGTACCAAGCCGACTGGCAAAACGCCATCGACGTGTTGCACAGCACCAACAACTTCCCCGAGTTCACCGGGCGCATCTGCCCGGCGCCGTGTGAAGCGGCCTGTGTGCTCAATGTCAACGATGACGCGGTCGGCATCAAGTCGATTGAACACGCCATCATTGACCGGGCTTGGGCCGAGGGCTGGGTCAAACCCCAACCTGCCAAACACAAGACCGGCAAAAAAGTCGCGGTGGTGGGCTCCGGCCCGGCTGGCATGGCGGCGGCGCAGCAGCTCGCACGCGTGGGCCACGATGTGACCCTGTTCGAGAAAAACGACCGCGTCGGTGGTCTGCTGCGTTATGGCATTCCGGACTTCAAGATGGAGAAGTCACACATTGACCGCCGGGTCGAGCAACTCAAGCTTGAAGGTGTGACGATCCGCACCGGTGTGCTGGTGGGCGCACTGCCCAAGGGCAGCAAGGTCACCAACTGGGCCAAGGAAACCGTTTCATCCGCGCAGCTGCAGGCCGAGTTTGATGCGGTGCTGCTGTCCGGTGGTTCGGAACAGTCGCGTGATTTGCCAGTGCCTGGGCGCGATCTCGACGGGGTCCACTTTGCGATGGAATTCCTGCCGCAGCAAAACAAGGTCAATGCGGGCGACAAGTTAAAAAACCAGTTACGCGCCGACGGCAAACATGTGATCGTGATTGGTGGCGGTGACACCGGCTCAGACTGTGTGGGCACCAGCAACCGCCATGGTGCGGTCAGTGTCACCCAGTTTGAGGTGATGCCACAGCCCCCGGCGCAAGAAAACCGCCCGATGACCTGGCCCTACTGGCCGATGAAGATGCGTACCAGCTCCAGCCACGACGAGGGTTGCACCCGCGAGTTCGCCATCTCCACCAAGGAATTCATCGGTGAAAAAGGCAAACTCACCGGCTTGAAGACGGTTCACATCGAACTCAAAGACGGCAAGATGGTCGAAATTCCCGGCACCGAAAAGACCTACCAGGCCGATCTGGTGCTGCTGGCCATGGGTTTTGTCAACCCGGTTGCCACCGTGCTGGATGCCTTTGGTATCGAGAAGGACGCCCGTGGCAACGCCAAGGCCAGCACCGACTTTGTGGGCGGTTACGCCACCAATGTGCCCAAGGTGTTTGCCGCTGGCGATGTGCGCCGGGGGCAGAGCCTGGTGGTGTGGGCCATCCGCGAAGGCCGCCAGGCAGCCCGCGCCATCGACGAGTTTTTGATGGGTTTCAGCGACCTGCCACGTTGA